Below is a genomic region from Desulfobacter sp..
GTAAAGGTGTATTCACCTGTGGTCTGGTTCACAACCATCTGCCAGACATCAACGCCGTCCTGGCTGAATGTCAGCGTATTAGACTCTGCATCCCAGATCGCTCCGTCTGCAGAAAGAGTGAGATATCCTGTGGGGGTTCCGTAATCCACACGAATGGTACCGGTGACATCGTTGCCCAGGCCGTCTGTTTCATCCACCTCAATACCCTGGGCTGACAAAAATTCTATGGGATCATTATAATTGTCAACTTCCCCCTCAGCCTGTTCCCTTGATGCGGCAGGCGCAGCATCCATGGATCTTGTGCCCACATGGCCTGTGTCCTGGTCCCCTGCGTAAAAGCCGAATGCCTCCCCGTCAAACCGGTCTTCTTCGCCCACGGCAGTCTCTTCTTCATCAATTTCTTCTCCCTGTTCAAGGGCGGCCTGCATCTCCGCTGCCTCACCCTCGGCAGTGCCTGCCTTGGCAACGGCTGAATTATCTTCAACCAGAAGCTCTCCGTTTCCCTAGAGGGAGGCAATTTCATCCCCGTTTTCATTGACAAGGGAAATGCTGATATTTCCTTCGGTTTTCAGGGTTTCACCTTCATAAACAGCATCACCCGGCTTGAGTTCTCTTGTCTGCCCGTTAGAATCTGTTGCTGTGATGGTCACGGTTCCGGTAATCAATTGAATGGTTCCTGCTATGGCCATGGTCTGCTCCTATTCTTAATTTGAGATTCACAATCAAATCCATCTTTTTCTATTTCAATGTCTATAATCTTTACCCCAGTCATTGGGAAAATAATATCGTACAAAAGTACTATTTTTCAAAAAAAATGGGGATTTTTATACACGATTTAATTATTTATAAAAAAAGAAAGGTTCATCCGATTAATGCGTACCTTTTATTGTGAAGGTCCAAAAGTTTCAACCTGAAAAACTCCGAATCCCTGTATCCATAAGCTTTCCGTTTCATGGTTTTTATCTTGTTATTTGTCCCTTCTAAAGGACCTGTAGATATCCTGTAATCATAGTATGAAAGGATTCTTTGCCTGTGCACAGCCAAGGTCTTGGCAAATTTCATCAACATTGGAATTTTGGAAATATTGGCCAGATTGATCCAATTGCTGACTATCTTTTCAGCTGTTTCTTTTTTCTTTTGATTCCATATTTGCCTGAGTTCCTCTTTCATGTAGTAGACTACCAATAGCGGCTGATTTATTTTCAATGCTTCTTCTAACCGTTGGGCCTCCTTCTTGTCATCACTGAGGTTTTCGGGATTTTTTAACAAAAGCCACCGGACTCCCTTCAGAAGTTTTTGTTGCCCGGTATTGGCAAGAAGGTTGTAGAGCTTTCGCCTGAAATCCGACAGTTTCTCATTGAACAATTTAACAACATGAAATCTGTCAAAGACAATTGCTGAACCAGAAAGATTTTCAATAACAGCACTCAAGTATGCCGGGGACATATCGATGCTGACGGCTTTGATTTTTGCTTTCGATATTTTCACTTTTGTCCAAAAAGATTTCAAAGCTTCACCACCTTTTCCTTCTCCCACGTGCAGAATTCTACCGGATTCCAGATCCATCACGATGGTCAAGTATTTATGCCCTTTCCCTATGGAAATTTCATCTATGGCAATCTGCCGGACTTTCTCAAGGGGGATATTTCGATAACGCCTCAGCAGGTCTTCTTTCTGGATCTGCTTTATCGTATCCCAGCTGATCCTTAAATGGATGGCAATATCTTTGATTGTCATGAACTGAGACAACTCCAAGACATACCGTTCAAAAGCCCGGGTATAGCTTTTCCCCTCCTGGGCAAAGGATAGTTTGATTTGCCGGACAAATTGACAGAACGAACACCAAACTCTCTGGATAGCCGTCCTGAGAATCACGGGTTTTGAACCTACCGGTATTGTTCTGAGATCTCTTGTCACAATCCCTTTCCTGGTGACGGACCTGGAATTAAATTCCGGGCATTTTACCGCCTCCGGTTTTGGTATGAGTTCAAAAGTGATTATTCCACCGATGAAACGCGTTGTTTTATAAAAGTAGTCACGAAGGCCAAAGGCATGGTATATGAAGCTTGTGGACATTAATTCATTCTCCGATTTTGTGCGAATAACACAAAAAAATTAGAACATGATCATGTTCACACCATCATTTCAAGCATAAAAATCCTTACTGTGTTATTGCCTTCCCAGTGATGTTTCTCAGTCCAGGTACGCGATTTTCTGATGAACCAAAAGAAATGGGCAAATCACAAGGGAGAATATGGGCAGGTCAGTCAAAAAGACGCAGGTCCAAAAACAAAATCCTGAGCGCTAACTATCTTGAATGATAAAAAATATCAGACAGGTTCAACCAGGGAAATAAAATCCTCATATTTCCCGGATTTGCTTTTGGGAATATGATCAAGGTAGGTCAGGCGGATATTAAACGGATGGGTCAAAGATTTCTGGAGAATGAAAATAATTTGATTTTCCTGGTCCTTTGTCAGCCGGTTTTCCGTGACCAGCTTGAATTCCACCTGCTCCAGATCATGCTGGACAATCTGAAATGGCCTGATCGGGGCCACCTTCATGAACTCTGAAAACCCGAAATAGGGCCAGTGGGTGGAACCGTCGGGCATGATGAGCATATTTCTGACCCGCCCTAAAATTTTATCCAATACGGGCAGGCCCCGGCCGCAGGCGCAGGGCTGGCCCATTACCCCCATGTCCCCCAGTTCATACCGGATCATGGGGCAGGCAAAATTATTTAAATTGGTGATCAAAATTCTTCCGGGCGCGCCTGGCGGCAACGGCTGATTGTGTTCATCCACCACCTCAAGATAGATCCCTTCGGACATGACATGGTAGTTTCCCTGTTCAGGGCATTGAAGGGCAATATACCCTGCTTCCTGGCAGGAATACATGTCGGCAATATCACAGTTGAACACCTGTTTTACCTCGTCTCGAAGGTCCTGGGATACCACCTCTCCCACCCCTCTGATCTGGGTCAGGTTGGATAATTTTTCATCCTGATTTTTTGCGTGGCGGGCCAGGGCCCCAAGGTTGCTGGGATGGGTGATCAGGTAATGGGGATTGTTCTTGACCAGCCATGAATATTGGACATGGACAGGTTCTGACACGTTGAGCATCATGGACGGTCCCGAGGCAAAGACCTTTCCCACGGAGGTGGCCCAGCCCCTGCGGATCACCCCATCAGGGCCTTTTGCCACATCAATGGGCACCGACCGGATGGCCGCCAATTTTTTCCTGAAATCCCGTTTGTGCCAGAGATGGTCTCTTATGGAAAAGGCATGCCAGAGCGATCGTGTCACCCCTGTGCCGTAGGC
It encodes:
- a CDS encoding phenylacetate--CoA ligase family protein, producing the protein MNASLIRSSVLGIVFPALPGSEAAMQMALQFQLEQTQWWPRADLISFQFKQLQVLLRFALRHSPFWKQRAGELGLGNQWINSLTPQSFARLTPLARIELQQEIKRIRPLKTPKEYGKLSHTQTSGSTSTPVTAYGTGVTRSLWHAFSIRDHLWHKRDFRKKLAAIRSVPIDVAKGPDGVIRRGWATSVGKVFASGPSMMLNVSEPVHVQYSWLVKNNPHYLITHPSNLGALARHAKNQDEKLSNLTQIRGVGEVVSQDLRDEVKQVFNCDIADMYSCQEAGYIALQCPEQGNYHVMSEGIYLEVVDEHNQPLPPGAPGRILITNLNNFACPMIRYELGDMGVMGQPCACGRGLPVLDKILGRVRNMLIMPDGSTHWPYFGFSEFMKVAPIRPFQIVQHDLEQVEFKLVTENRLTKDQENQIIFILQKSLTHPFNIRLTYLDHIPKSKSGKYEDFISLVEPV
- a CDS encoding ISL3 family transposase; amino-acid sequence: MSTSFIYHAFGLRDYFYKTTRFIGGIITFELIPKPEAVKCPEFNSRSVTRKGIVTRDLRTIPVGSKPVILRTAIQRVWCSFCQFVRQIKLSFAQEGKSYTRAFERYVLELSQFMTIKDIAIHLRISWDTIKQIQKEDLLRRYRNIPLEKVRQIAIDEISIGKGHKYLTIVMDLESGRILHVGEGKGGEALKSFWTKVKISKAKIKAVSIDMSPAYLSAVIENLSGSAIVFDRFHVVKLFNEKLSDFRRKLYNLLANTGQQKLLKGVRWLLLKNPENLSDDKKEAQRLEEALKINQPLLVVYYMKEELRQIWNQKKKETAEKIVSNWINLANISKIPMLMKFAKTLAVHRQRILSYYDYRISTGPLEGTNNKIKTMKRKAYGYRDSEFFRLKLLDLHNKRYALIG